TACACCAGTTATTTCCTctggagctcagttggtagagcatggtgcttgcaatgccaggatagtgggtttgattccagggaccacccatatgtaaaaatgTATTCACACATGACTgttaagtcactttggataaaacgTCTGCTGAATGGCATATGTTTCATTAGTAAATACATGTGTATTAATGATTTGTTATGAGGAATATTTCAATCATGTTTTAGTCCTATTATGTATAGCAGCTTACGATGATGGTGCAAAATAAATATTCATACTGTCTCCCTTTTAGCTCTGATCCTCACGTTTTTCAAGTTTGACGAGCGCCAAGAAGCACACAGGAGATAGCAAGCGCTGATCATATCCTCCAGTCAGACCTACATAATCAACTATAAAATACACCCAGGAGATAGCAAGCGCTGATCATATCCTCCAGTCAGACCTACATAATCAACTATAAAATACACCCAGGAGATAGCAAGCGCTGATCATATCCTCCAGTCAGACCTACATAATCAACTATAAAATACACCCAGGAGATAGCAAGCGCTGATCATATCCTCCAGTCAGACCTACATAATCAACTATAAAATACACCCAGGAGATAGCAAGCGCTGATCATATCCTCCAGTCAGACCTATATAATCAACTATAAAATACACCCAGGAGAAGAGGCAACTGCCAAtctaaaaactgaaataaattagCCACTGTCGTTAGTTCATAGAAGACTACGATGTATATGTATAGAATACTATTGTGTTGTACACATGACCACTGCACAGCTTGGAGTAGAGGTTGCCTTGCTGTTGTGGGATCTGTAGGTAGCTAGTTTTGCCCAACAGACCCCTGGAAGCCAGATAAGAGATTGAAGGCAGGAATTAGGCGTTGTGTACTGTGTTATTCGACTGATTGTGCACTGTGCTATTAAGAAAGACAAGCAAACTATCAAAATGCAGTAGAAAATGCTTTGTTTTTTGTACACATCCTATTTGGTAAAGGCACAATAGTCCAAAGGTCCAatcatcccccccaaaaaaatttgtCCCATCATAACAGTAAAAACCACAAACAAACCGCTGTACAGCAACTTTCCCAAGAGCAtcagtcaaccaatcagtcaACCAATTGTAAGTTCAAAGAGAGAAACACAGCTGCCAATtaataaataaaggtaataaataAATGCAGCGTTGTCAAGTCAACATGTGAATAAATAAACaggatgtctgtctctgtctgtctgtgagtggaCTCTTCTCTCAGGGTGGTCTTTAGAGTCTCTCACTGAGCCATTTAAAGGATTAAGTTGTCCCTAGAAGCTGATCTAAGGTCTGTTTGGTATTCTATCCCCTACCGGTTAGGCCATTGAAATGTGATTTACTGTTTAACGGATAACCCGCTTCACATTTCTCCACACAGAATAAAACCCAGTTGTGGTTCATTCGTTTCACAGTCATAATTGATCTTCGCCCAAAACACCTTGCATTCGTCTTCACAAACAGATTGTGTCATGTTGACGGATTGACATTGAATCGATTCTAAACCTCTTTAGACTTCAGTAGAGGTCCCTGCCACGTCCTCTTAGATGTTATTCAGCTCTAGAGGTCATTCAGTAGTCTAATGATTATTCCTCACTTCTATCCGTAATGCCTCGGTCTAttgaactgtctgtctgctgttattCACTGGAAGCATCATCTCTGAGGAGATTCCAGGAATATAACTATCCTTAATCCCCAAATCTTATTCCACCTGTCCTTCTAACCATCCTCTCCTCGTCACCTCCTTGCCTCCAACCACCTGAATCCCAAATATTCCTAAGCCAACAGCGTTTCGATTAAATTTGCATAGTGGCATTTACCTTTTCTTAAGTGGAGTAAGAGAGTATACCATTCGGTCAATCAGAGATCCAATATTCTATAAACAAGCGATGGGCTATAAGAGGTGCTTACCAACCTTCCAATCTACAACCACTATTTGTGCAAAAAAATCTGATTGTTATGGAACTGTGATTATGATTCACAAGGACACATTCTGCCCTCGTTGTAATAACTGTAGTCTCTCAGATATCATTTTCATTAATGGTCCTAATTGCGTTTAGGTAGTTGCAAAAGATCCATCATTAAGGAAACTCATCAGCACCTAAACCCATGGCTGCAGTCCAAATTCAAATTAGAGAGTGATGATCGGAGGCAACATCCTTAGTGGAAATATTGAAGTTGAGCTTAAAAACAACCAATCCACAGCTATTTATGTATCTAGCaagctaacgtagctagctagctacagttatccatagctggctagctagttttaTAGTTTGGTCATTTATTGCAATACATTTCAGAATTCCCAAAAATGTTTATGAAGCTAGCTAGGTTTTATAGGCTCCTCACTACGAGACTAAGCCAATTTGGCAACGCTAAAATCAAtgtcatatatacagtggggcaaaaaagaatttagtcagccaccaattgtgcaagttctcccacgtaaaaagacgagagaggcctgtaattttcatcataggtacacttcaactatgacagacaaaaagagaagaaaaaaatccagaaaatcacattgtaggatttttaattaatttatttgcaaattatggtggaaaataagtatttggtcaataacaaaagtttatctcaatactttgttatataccctttgttggcaatgacagaggtcaaacgttttctgtaagtcttcacaaggttttcacacactgttgctggtattttgacccattccgCCATGCAGatttcctctagagcagtgatgttttggggctgttgctgagcaacacggactttcaactccctccaaagattttctatggggttgagatctggagactggctaggccactccaggaccttgaaatgcttcttacgaagccactcactccttcattgcccgggcggtgtgtttgggatcattgtcatccagccacatttcatctttaatgcccttgctgatggaaggaggttttcactcaaaatctcacgatacatggccccattcattctttcctttgcacggatcagtcgtcctggtccctttgcaaaaaaacagccccaaagcatgatgtttccacccccatgcttcacagtaggtatggtgttctttggatgcaactcagcattctttgtcctccaaacacgacgagttgagtttttaccagaaagttatattttggtttcatctgaccatatgacattctcccaatcttcttctggatcatccaaatgctctctagcaaacttcagacgggcctggacatgtactggcttaagcagggggacaagtctggcactgcaggatttgagtccctggcggcgtagtgttactgatagtaggctttgttactttggtcccagctctctgcaggcccTTCACTAGgcccccccccgtgtggttctgggatttttgctcaccgttcttgtgatcattttgaccccacggggtgagatcttgcgtggagcctcagatcgagggagattatcagtgatcttgtatgtcttccatttcctaataattactcccacaattgatttcttcaaaccaagctgcttacctattgcagattcagtctttccagcctggtgcaggtctacaattttgtttctggtgtcctttgacagctctttggtcttggccatagtggagtttggagtgtgactgtttgaggttgtggacaggtgtcttttatactgataacaagttcaaacaggtgccattaatacaggtaacaagtggaggacagaggagcctcttaaagaagaagttacaggtctgtgagagccagaaatcttgcttgtttgtaggtgaccaaatacttattttccaccataatttgcaaataaattcattaaaaatcctacaatgtgattttctttctaattttgtctgtcatagttcaagtgtatctatgatgaaaattacaggcctcatctttttaagtgggagaacttgcataattggtggctgactaaatacttttttgccccagaATCATCATTTTGTCTGACAGGCCGAAAATGCAGCCGTGGTGAGTGACGTGACATTCGCGGCCACCGGAGTATGATACATGACTACAATTTGCATTGAATTGTGGGTCATATAAACCCCACAAGTGACCAAAGTTCTTCACTCGCTTCCTCGAGCTAAATTGAGAGCCGAGGGGACAACGTTAGTGAATTGGACCTCCACTTAAGATGGCAATCAAACTGCATCCGGTTTCAaaggggattcccccaagggagAGTGGCTAGtgagagggctgaggggctaAACATAGTGTTTGCACTGCAGCCCATTTCTACCCCTGACTCTCCCTATCACAGCAGCTTTAGCATGTTGACGTAGTCACACTAGCCTGCTGGGCGGAGTGTGCTCAGTGCATCAGGTCTATAAAGGGGCGGGGTTAACCCTGCTCTTACACTCCACCCTTTTCAAAGGCTTTGCCGTGATTGAATGAGCCTGGACCCGACACTGACAGGTCTTTACGGTCTTTTTCCCAGTCTTCCCGGCAACAGGCTGGCTTTGGCACCCGATTGGCTGCTGCTGGCTTTGGAGGTTGTTGAAGGGCGTGGTGGAAGAGATTACGCTGTCCTGCATGGCTGGACTGCCCCTGGTGGTGGGAGGTGGCATGACAGGCAGCAGCTGTTTCCCCTCCATTGCTTTCCAGGGAGAAAGGATGGGCACTACAAGGACCGAGGTGGGACCGGGCTCAGAACAGAGCCCCGCTTTGTTGCTCGatgactctccctctccctctttgctGTCCTCATCttcctttctctcattctcttggTTGCTGGTGGGGTCCTGGGGGTGTGGGGGTACCCCTGAAGTTGCATAGGggacctctcccccctccttccccatcttctctcctccactGGCGTTGAGCCTCTTAAAGAGTACAGGAGGAGGGGTGTCAGAGTCTGTGTCTGACCAACTCAGTCTGCgcttctggagagagacagagagaatgttgTCAGCCACAACTTATCAgcatattattgtgtgtgtgtgtttgtgtgtgcgtgagtgtttgtgtgttatcACCTTCACAGGGATGTGCGACTGGTCTCTGTGCCTGTGTGGGGGGGTGCTGCTGGGGCTGTCCcggggggagaggtgaggggggaagaGGGTAGGGGCAGTAGGTGGGGCCAAGGGGGACACCTGTGGAAACCACATCTTCAGCATCGTCTCCACCTGGAGAAGAGTGTTCATATACTTTTCCCTACGGAGgtggagatagagggaggagagaatagagggaggagagaatagagggaggagagaatagagagatggagagaggattaTAAGGTTTAGAAAACAACCCTTCTAAGACTAGCATGGACATTAACATTCCTGTTCTCATCTACTAAACACAGATCCAGACTAAATCCACTTCTGTCTCTAAACATTCAAACTGGACTACTTATTATGAAAGCTCTCTTTTTCTGCTGTTGTGACAGAATGCTGAAACTGAGTAGTGCAGGGTTTAGTCCAGTATGCacataaacaggtgtgtgtgtgtgtgtgtgtgtgtgtgtggccttacCCGATGCTGGGTCTCCGTAAGACCCCTACGATCCTCTGGATGCGGTCCATGGCTGCACTCTGCTGGAAACTACTCAGACCTGTCAATCAAATACACAATCCTCCAGTCAGCATTCACTGTAACACTGTCTGACACGctacagtcaacacacacacacacacacacagacacgagacacacacacacaccaatacgcCTACAGATGAAAACTACAGACACAGTAGCTGCAGACTAGATCCATACAGACTAGATCAATACAGGCTGCAGCATCACACACCAATGTAGGAGAATGGTGCTTACCACGGTCAAATCGTCCCCCCTTCAGTCCATTCAGCAGCTCCAGTAGGGGCCTTACAAACCCCTGCAGCTCAGcacactgggagggagagagggagagagagagagagagggagggaaagagatgaTTATTATTAATGGGGTACAGTACTGTGTCTTCCATCCCAATCCAAttcatctctctctgacattcaCCTTCTGGGCAAAGAGCagatctccctctgtcttctctctctctgtctcaattgttctctgtctctcagcTGTGACCCTGGGGTGACCTCCAGTAACCTCTGAACCCTGTGACTCCTCCTCCTCGCGGTCAGTGAAGCCGTCACACGCCCACTGGGACTCGGGACTCTCTGCCCCGGCACTCCCGTTGCCCCTGACCATGCCCCCAGTGCCGAGGATGACGGCGGGGGAGCGTTCAGACAGGAAGACATCAGTGTCATCCTCCGCCTGCTCAGAGTGGTTGAACAGGTAGCTGTCACTGGAGCTCAGTGAATCAACAGAGGGCTGGGAGGAAGTGCTGCCCTGTGATTGCATCACTGTGtgattggagagagaggggggaagggggagaggcgAGAGAGCAGGGGGGAGTGGGGTAAACAGAGAAAAGATTTAGAATAACTGCCAAGTAACAAAATGTGTCCTCTATGACAACAGCCAAATGACATTGTATACTCAACGGAGAGAAAGAAAAAtccaacccatatttatgtttatttattttcccttttgtactttaactatttgcacataatgacatttcaaatgtcttttaTTATTTTTGAACTTTTGTTAGTAATGTTTACTGGTATTTTTTTTTCcattgttcatttcacttttgtttattatctatttcacctgatttggcaatgtaaacatgtttcccatgccaataaagcccttcaatTGAAATAGAATTGAAAGAGGAGGAGCGACATTGCTGTGGAAATTGATTTAGGGGAGACATTTTTTTTATCCTACAACCCCAAAATAATAATAGCAATTCAAAATGGTGGGTCTACCAGTGGCCTAGTTAAACATGATGTGGAGCGTGACTGGGGGTATGCAGTAGGCACACAATGGCAGTGCATGTCTGGCTCCCATTGAGGGCgaggagatggggaaagagagagtgaaacgcGAGGGGGAAGGGTGTGAGTAGAA
The genomic region above belongs to Oncorhynchus mykiss isolate Arlee chromosome 3, USDA_OmykA_1.1, whole genome shotgun sequence and contains:
- the LOC110508582 gene encoding circadian-associated transcriptional repressor, which translates into the protein MQSQGSTSSQPSVDSLSSSDSYLFNHSEQAEDDTDVFLSERSPAVILGTGGMVRGNGSAGAESPESQWACDGFTDREEEESQGSEVTGGHPRVTAERQRTIETEREKTEGDLLFAQKCAELQGFVRPLLELLNGLKGGRFDRGLSSFQQSAAMDRIQRIVGVLRRPSIGEKYMNTLLQVETMLKMWFPQVSPLAPPTAPTLFPPHLSPRDSPSSTPPHRHRDQSHIPVKKRRLSWSDTDSDTPPPVLFKRLNASGGEKMGKEGGEVPYATSGVPPHPQDPTSNQENERKEDEDSKEGEGESSSNKAGLCSEPGPTSVLVVPILSPWKAMEGKQLLPVMPPPTTRGSPAMQDSVISSTTPFNNLQSQQQPIGCQSQPVAGKTGKKTVKTCQCRVQAHSITAKPLKRVECKSRVNPAPL